A genomic region of Desulfovibrio sp. contains the following coding sequences:
- a CDS encoding response regulator gives MTKEDIKILLVDDEKQFVDTLSERLAMRGFEARVAYDGPEALKAVEQPTDVIVLDLRMPGMDGFEVLRNVKKSNPQVQVIILTGHGGDAEEQTAYRMGAYNFLRKPMDIDELLNSIRMAYRDKLENAMVAVSLAEGGDFDSARDVMNEKDVLEEHGK, from the coding sequence ATGACCAAGGAAGACATCAAAATCCTGCTGGTGGACGACGAAAAGCAGTTTGTGGACACGCTGTCGGAGCGCCTTGCCATGCGCGGCTTTGAAGCGCGGGTGGCCTACGACGGCCCCGAAGCCCTCAAGGCTGTGGAGCAGCCCACCGACGTTATCGTGCTTGACCTGCGCATGCCCGGCATGGACGGCTTTGAAGTGCTGCGCAACGTCAAAAAGAGCAATCCGCAGGTTCAGGTCATCATTCTTACGGGCCACGGCGGCGACGCTGAAGAACAGACCGCCTATCGCATGGGCGCGTACAACTTCCTCAGAAAGCCCATGGACATTGACGAATTGCTCAACAGCATTCGCATGGCCTACCGTGATAAGCTCGAGAACGCCATGGTGGCTGTTTCTCTGGCAGAAGGCGGCGATTTTGACTCCGCCCGTGATGTCATGAACGAAAAGGACGTGCTGGAAGAGCACGGTAAATAA
- the mgtE gene encoding magnesium transporter — protein sequence MADQHNDKFRTDPAEQPGSAQPPVVPPQLPSEKDTLPPGAASLLTAERPDADDEDFAAEYADAEFVHPADMADHLENLSLEKQVSTLSRMSKEDAAEALAELDENMAVDVLENLDDDVAAQIIAEMSPDDAADVLDELDEDHRDALLEKLDREDSEELRNLLNFDPDSAGGVMNTELILLERNFTADEAIAHIRSEMEDKESPYYAYVVDEHQVLVGVLSLRDLMLARPGTIVGDAVSGQSVVSVTYDTDEREVASLLSHYNFMAMPVVDNEGHILGVVTYDDIMDIMHEEASADMLGMVGADPEESVDTPWLESVRKRLPWLFVNMINSALSASVVYMFEGSIAQMAVLAVLMPMVANQAGNTGQQALAVMIRQLATDRFDQKKAWMAVVREGKIGIVTGMAMAVVAFFAAWWFTGLPMVGGVMGGALLCDMLLGAVAGGSIPLIFRALGRDPAQASSIFLTTITDGAGFFIFLGLASLFIL from the coding sequence ATGGCAGATCAGCACAACGATAAATTCCGTACCGATCCTGCGGAACAGCCTGGCAGCGCGCAGCCTCCTGTAGTACCTCCCCAGCTTCCGTCTGAAAAAGACACTCTGCCCCCGGGCGCGGCCTCTCTGCTGACTGCGGAGCGGCCCGATGCCGATGATGAAGATTTTGCCGCGGAATACGCCGATGCCGAATTTGTGCATCCGGCGGACATGGCCGACCATCTTGAGAATCTGAGTCTCGAAAAGCAGGTCAGCACCCTGAGCCGCATGTCCAAGGAGGACGCCGCAGAGGCGTTGGCCGAACTGGACGAGAACATGGCCGTGGACGTGCTGGAAAATCTGGACGATGACGTAGCCGCCCAGATTATCGCCGAGATGTCGCCCGACGACGCCGCCGATGTGCTGGACGAACTGGACGAGGATCACCGCGACGCCCTGCTGGAAAAGCTCGACCGCGAAGATTCGGAAGAATTGCGCAATCTGCTCAATTTTGACCCGGATTCTGCCGGCGGTGTCATGAACACCGAGCTTATCTTGCTGGAAAGAAATTTTACGGCAGATGAAGCTATCGCCCACATCCGCAGCGAAATGGAAGACAAGGAAAGCCCCTACTACGCCTATGTGGTGGACGAGCATCAGGTGCTTGTGGGCGTACTTTCTCTGCGCGATCTCATGCTGGCGCGGCCCGGCACCATCGTGGGCGACGCGGTTTCGGGCCAGAGCGTTGTCAGCGTTACCTACGATACGGATGAGCGCGAAGTGGCAAGCCTGCTCTCGCACTACAATTTTATGGCCATGCCCGTTGTGGACAACGAGGGGCATATCCTCGGCGTGGTCACCTATGACGATATCATGGACATCATGCACGAAGAAGCCAGCGCCGACATGCTGGGCATGGTGGGCGCCGACCCGGAAGAAAGCGTGGATACCCCCTGGCTTGAGAGTGTGCGCAAACGCCTGCCCTGGCTGTTTGTGAACATGATAAATTCCGCCCTGTCGGCCTCGGTGGTTTACATGTTTGAGGGCTCCATCGCCCAGATGGCAGTGCTGGCCGTGCTCATGCCCATGGTGGCCAATCAGGCGGGCAATACGGGGCAGCAGGCTCTGGCGGTGATGATCCGCCAGTTGGCCACAGACCGCTTTGACCAGAAAAAGGCCTGGATGGCCGTGGTGCGCGAGGGCAAGATCGGCATTGTCACCGGCATGGCCATGGCTGTGGTGGCCTTTTTCGCTGCATGGTGGTTCACGGGCCTGCCCATGGTGGGCGGCGTCATGGGCGGGGCTCTCTTGTGCGACATGCTTTTGGGCGCGGTGGCTGGCGGCTCCATCCCGCTTATTTTTCGGGCGCTGGGGCGCGACCCCGCGCAGGCTTCAAGTATTTTTCTCACCACCATCACCGATGGCGCAGGCTTTTTTATCTTTTTGGGCCTGGCCTCTCTGTTCATTTTATAA
- a CDS encoding sensor histidine kinase produces MNESQCMARLLASAVHDMRNVLAVIRESAGLAQDLATLAGGKTVAAPGAERLSSALSEVQRSIIQGAALSEAMDFMAQAGGMEPGSAGPCDLARVSRSFCLLAARQARAAQIQLTSGETEEPVWANVPPLAVLRSLLEVFDLCSSVGGQVNLRLTAGRRQKEEGIIVEALEGANREMALAAMTGSPMLDGMRPGWRAVLMPWRDAGPRFFLSISACDSEGE; encoded by the coding sequence ATGAATGAGAGTCAGTGCATGGCCCGCTTGCTGGCTTCCGCTGTTCACGACATGCGCAACGTGCTGGCTGTGATTCGTGAATCTGCCGGGCTGGCGCAGGATCTGGCAACTTTGGCTGGCGGCAAGACTGTTGCCGCGCCGGGGGCAGAGCGGCTTTCATCGGCATTGAGTGAAGTGCAGCGTTCCATTATTCAGGGTGCGGCCCTTTCCGAAGCCATGGACTTTATGGCTCAGGCTGGAGGCATGGAACCCGGCAGCGCTGGCCCCTGCGATCTTGCGCGGGTAAGCCGCAGCTTCTGCCTGCTGGCGGCGCGTCAGGCGCGCGCGGCGCAGATACAGCTGACCAGCGGCGAAACTGAAGAACCCGTGTGGGCCAATGTGCCGCCTTTGGCTGTGCTGCGGTCGCTGCTTGAAGTGTTTGACCTCTGCTCCTCGGTGGGCGGGCAGGTGAACCTGCGCCTCACTGCCGGGCGGCGGCAGAAGGAAGAAGGCATTATTGTTGAGGCACTGGAAGGGGCCAACCGCGAAATGGCTTTGGCGGCCATGACGGGCAGCCCCATGCTGGACGGCATGCGCCCCGGTTGGCGCGCCGTGCTTATGCCCTGGCGGGATGCCGGGCCAAGATTTTTCCTTTCCATTTCGGCCTGCGATAGCGAAGGCGAATAA
- a CDS encoding ATP-binding protein: MELNRTSGLDGGADLGGHMFATIKNYFAHLLEVPEAVSPARYRSLRRLMTVLMVAVSVTPLLLLSAISHVQYMRTLERELESPVYALARKSQAALELYLGERVSTVSFLAHAYTFKDLLDERTLNRVFLALKSEYQGFVDMGLVDADGQQVGYVGPYKLKGVDYAGKPWLRDTEIKGRYLSNAILGYRGYPHLVVAVHRLEENGVSWTLRVATDTLRIQQVVSTVGPEHDTDVFLVDTEGVLQTDSNLFGKALEKLPMDLPPASHETVVRRITDPKGRQLMVASCTLAGTDFMLLAVKPTEDAIRPWLALRTELLLVLCGGIALIFMVSNLLMQQLINRLQASDERRVAVFAQMEHNQKLSSIGRLAAGVAHEVNNPLAVIYEKAGLAQDLLSMGKVCGDGKDKERLCALLEGIESTVERARGITHRLLGFARRMEANRQALHIEEVISETLGFLEREAKNRGVKLDAELPPNLPEIVSDRGQLQQVFLNIVGNALDALAGGEGSTQTPQGEERFVKIRCQSQNGQMLVSVQDNGKGMSPEVLRHIFEPFYSTKKDKGTGLGMFITYGIVRKLGGEIHVQSEEGRGSTISITLPLTPPDVAVEV; encoded by the coding sequence GTGGAGCTGAACCGCACCAGCGGGCTTGACGGCGGCGCAGACCTTGGAGGGCACATGTTCGCCACGATAAAAAACTACTTCGCGCATCTGCTGGAAGTTCCGGAGGCGGTGTCTCCGGCCCGGTACCGCTCGCTGCGGCGGCTGATGACAGTGCTCATGGTGGCCGTTTCGGTTACGCCGTTGCTGCTGCTTTCGGCCATCAGCCATGTGCAGTATATGCGTACCCTCGAGCGCGAACTGGAAAGCCCGGTGTACGCCCTGGCCCGCAAGTCGCAGGCGGCGCTGGAGTTGTATCTTGGCGAGCGTGTTTCCACGGTGAGTTTCCTTGCCCACGCGTACACCTTCAAGGATTTGCTGGACGAGCGAACTCTCAACCGCGTGTTTCTGGCCCTCAAGAGTGAATATCAGGGCTTTGTGGATATGGGCCTGGTGGACGCGGACGGCCAGCAGGTTGGCTATGTGGGGCCGTACAAGCTCAAGGGCGTGGATTACGCGGGCAAGCCATGGCTGCGCGATACCGAGATAAAGGGGCGCTACCTCAGCAACGCAATTCTGGGGTATCGCGGGTATCCGCACCTTGTTGTGGCAGTGCACAGGCTTGAAGAAAACGGCGTTTCGTGGACGTTGCGCGTGGCCACGGATACCCTGCGCATCCAGCAGGTTGTGTCCACCGTTGGGCCGGAGCACGACACTGACGTATTTCTTGTAGATACGGAAGGCGTGCTGCAAACGGATTCCAATCTTTTCGGCAAGGCGCTGGAAAAACTGCCCATGGATTTGCCCCCGGCCTCGCACGAAACAGTGGTGCGCCGTATTACCGACCCCAAGGGCAGGCAGCTCATGGTGGCCTCGTGCACACTGGCGGGTACGGATTTCATGCTGCTGGCTGTCAAGCCCACGGAAGACGCCATCCGCCCCTGGCTGGCCCTGCGCACGGAATTGCTGCTCGTCTTGTGCGGCGGCATTGCCCTGATCTTTATGGTTTCTAATCTGCTCATGCAGCAGCTTATAAACCGGTTGCAGGCCAGTGATGAGCGCCGGGTCGCTGTTTTTGCCCAGATGGAGCACAACCAGAAGCTTTCGTCCATTGGGCGTCTGGCTGCGGGCGTGGCCCACGAGGTCAATAATCCGCTGGCCGTCATTTACGAAAAGGCGGGGCTTGCCCAGGATCTTTTAAGCATGGGCAAGGTGTGCGGCGATGGCAAGGACAAGGAAAGGCTCTGCGCCCTGCTGGAAGGCATTGAAAGCACCGTGGAACGCGCGCGCGGCATTACCCACAGGTTGCTGGGCTTTGCCCGCCGCATGGAAGCCAACCGTCAGGCCCTGCACATAGAAGAAGTTATTTCAGAAACCCTTGGTTTTCTTGAGCGAGAAGCAAAAAACCGGGGTGTCAAACTTGACGCGGAACTGCCGCCCAACCTGCCGGAAATTGTGTCGGACAGAGGCCAGTTGCAGCAGGTATTCCTCAACATCGTGGGCAACGCGCTGGACGCGCTGGCCGGTGGCGAGGGGAGCACGCAGACTCCGCAGGGCGAAGAGCGTTTTGTTAAAATACGCTGTCAAAGCCAGAACGGCCAGATGCTGGTGAGTGTGCAGGACAACGGCAAGGGCATGTCGCCCGAAGTGCTCCGGCATATTTTTGAGCCGTTTTACTCCACCAAAAAAGACAAGGGAACCGGGCTCGGCATGTTCATCACCTACGGCATCGTGCGCAAGCTTGGCGGCGAAATTCACGTACAAAGCGAAGAAGGGCGGGGCAGCACCATAAGCATCACCCTGCCGCTTACTCCGCCAGATGTCGCGGTGGAGGTGTAG
- a CDS encoding response regulator, with translation MRVLVVDDEPAFSEPLAERLALRGYETATAQDADAALAELARGPRDLIFLDVGLPGMDGVDLLKILREHYPQTDVVMLSGAGDMGKAVQAMRRGALNWLSKPVGMDGILAECRKAAERAGARQEAARLAEAARWRSLGRVAEGVAHEVNNPLNIMVQAAGLIRDCLEEPEAEALPDIGEVREAVDTIRTQSLRVREITRKLLMVGHGLDPRVGALDVAADVAHVLRLLHERMESAHVRCDVRVPQGEGAPRPLGSAPELQQICLHLLENALDALSDAESAARAAERPGGLIILTASTRRDAQGQDWYDLVVRDNGPGIAPDIMPHIFEPFFSTRALQSPVAAHASGGKTLGRYVGLGLAVARSLAHARGGELTAANAADGGAEFCLSLPLAESLGERQTPPKAEA, from the coding sequence ATGCGTGTGCTTGTTGTGGATGACGAACCTGCCTTTTCGGAGCCTTTGGCCGAACGTCTGGCATTGCGCGGCTACGAAACCGCAACCGCGCAGGATGCCGATGCGGCCCTGGCCGAACTGGCGCGCGGCCCCCGCGACCTCATATTTCTTGATGTGGGGCTGCCGGGTATGGACGGCGTGGACCTGCTGAAAATCCTGCGCGAGCACTACCCGCAGACCGATGTGGTGATGCTTTCCGGCGCAGGAGATATGGGCAAGGCCGTGCAGGCCATGCGGCGCGGCGCGCTGAACTGGCTTTCAAAGCCCGTGGGCATGGACGGCATCCTTGCGGAGTGCCGCAAGGCGGCGGAACGCGCAGGCGCACGACAGGAAGCCGCACGTCTGGCCGAGGCAGCCCGCTGGCGCAGCCTTGGCCGGGTAGCGGAAGGCGTGGCCCATGAGGTCAACAATCCGCTGAATATCATGGTGCAGGCCGCTGGCCTGATCCGTGACTGTCTGGAAGAGCCGGAAGCCGAAGCTTTGCCGGATATCGGCGAAGTGCGCGAGGCTGTGGACACCATCAGGACGCAGAGCCTGCGAGTGCGCGAGATAACGCGCAAACTGCTCATGGTGGGGCACGGGCTTGACCCCCGCGTAGGCGCGCTTGATGTGGCCGCGGATGTGGCCCATGTGCTGCGCCTGCTGCACGAACGCATGGAAAGCGCCCATGTGCGTTGCGATGTACGAGTGCCTCAAGGAGAAGGCGCGCCCCGCCCCTTGGGGTCTGCACCGGAATTGCAGCAGATATGCCTGCACCTGCTGGAAAACGCGCTGGATGCTCTCAGTGATGCAGAATCCGCAGCAAGAGCGGCAGAGCGCCCCGGCGGTCTGATTATCCTGACCGCCAGCACCAGACGCGATGCGCAGGGGCAGGATTGGTACGACCTTGTGGTGCGCGACAACGGCCCAGGCATCGCGCCCGACATCATGCCGCACATATTTGAACCTTTTTTCAGCACGCGCGCCCTGCAAAGCCCTGTTGCCGCGCATGCATCGGGCGGCAAGACGCTTGGCCGCTACGTGGGGCTGGGGCTAGCGGTAGCCCGTTCCCTGGCGCACGCCCGGGGCGGCGAGCTGACAGCCGCCAACGCGGCTGATGGCGGAGCAGAATTCTGTCTCAGCCTGCCCCTGGCGGAATCTTTGGGGGAACGCCAAACGCCGCCCAAGGCCGAAGCATAG
- the nadC gene encoding carboxylating nicotinate-nucleotide diphosphorylase, which translates to MFTPWAAFFSPEGQRLLQKSIDLALEEDGPEMTALGLFAPESSMNAVIRAKEDTLVVGLPVIGAVFKSLGAPFTWRALVREAAFVPSMTEVAHITAPATAMLKAERVILNFITHLSGIANLTARYVRELEGTGVRLLDTRKTTPGLRWVEKYAVQAGGGHNHRKNLTEMLMLKDNHIDAAGSITAAVARLRAHYAPCPPIEVECRTLDHVREAVAAKADRIMMDNMDGQRLSEALALVPRSIETEVSGGVRLDTIRALALTEPRRPDFISVGRLTHSAVSADFSMTLLAV; encoded by the coding sequence ATGTTCACGCCCTGGGCCGCATTTTTCTCTCCCGAAGGTCAGCGGCTACTCCAAAAATCCATCGATCTCGCTCTTGAGGAAGACGGCCCTGAAATGACCGCTCTGGGGCTTTTTGCCCCAGAATCCTCCATGAACGCCGTTATCCGCGCCAAGGAAGACACCCTGGTTGTGGGCCTGCCTGTTATCGGCGCTGTTTTCAAAAGCCTCGGCGCGCCGTTCACATGGCGCGCGCTGGTCAGGGAAGCTGCCTTCGTGCCCTCCATGACAGAGGTTGCGCATATCACGGCCCCAGCCACGGCCATGCTCAAGGCCGAACGCGTCATTCTGAACTTCATCACCCATCTTTCGGGCATTGCCAACCTCACCGCCCGCTACGTGCGCGAACTGGAAGGCACTGGCGTGCGTCTGCTCGATACCCGCAAAACCACTCCCGGTCTGCGTTGGGTCGAAAAATACGCCGTTCAGGCGGGCGGCGGGCACAATCACCGCAAAAACCTGACAGAAATGCTCATGCTCAAAGACAACCACATCGACGCCGCAGGTTCCATCACCGCGGCGGTTGCCAGGTTGCGCGCGCATTACGCGCCCTGCCCGCCCATCGAGGTGGAGTGCCGCACCCTTGACCATGTGCGCGAAGCCGTCGCCGCTAAGGCTGACCGCATCATGATGGACAACATGGACGGCCAGCGCCTTTCCGAGGCTCTCGCCCTTGTGCCTCGCTCCATCGAAACGGAAGTGAGTGGCGGCGTGCGGCTGGATACCATCCGCGCCCTTGCGCTCACCGAGCCGCGCAGGCCCGATTTTATTTCTGTGGGGCGTCTGACCCATTCCGCAGTGTCGGCAGATTTCAGCATGACCCTGCTGGCAGTGTAG
- a CDS encoding response regulator — protein MSLRILLADDEKEFVDTLAERLSLRGFAPYVVYDGISALQAATPEKPDVVVLDLFMPGLSGDEVLRRLKVLYPDLPVILLTGHEAVDDNGTNPVAQAFACLTKPLSFNVFLETLQAAVREGKECAANGGKS, from the coding sequence ATGTCATTACGCATCCTTCTGGCTGACGATGAAAAGGAATTTGTCGATACCTTGGCAGAGCGTCTTTCGCTTCGCGGCTTTGCACCCTATGTAGTTTATGACGGCATCAGCGCCCTCCAGGCCGCCACGCCGGAAAAACCCGATGTTGTGGTGCTTGATCTCTTTATGCCTGGTTTGTCGGGCGATGAAGTGCTGCGCCGCCTCAAGGTTCTGTATCCTGATTTGCCGGTCATCCTGCTCACAGGGCACGAGGCTGTGGACGACAACGGCACAAATCCTGTGGCGCAGGCCTTTGCCTGCCTCACCAAGCCGCTGAGTTTCAATGTTTTTCTGGAAACGCTGCAAGCTGCCGTGCGTGAAGGCAAGGAATGCGCAGCCAACGGAGGCAAGTCATGA
- a CDS encoding DUF1634 domain-containing protein, which translates to MTTDLKNDIKASPAQLRYADTLFYGALLGFVVMLVTYALYVFGVLTPQIPLDQMPHLWTQNAAAYRAAGNIPQGWGWLALVGKGDICNFIGIAFLAALTIICFVQLAISLVRQKQWIMTIIAVLEVLVLSLAASGVLVAGGH; encoded by the coding sequence ATGACCACTGATCTGAAGAACGACATAAAGGCCTCCCCCGCGCAACTGCGCTATGCAGATACCCTGTTCTACGGCGCGCTGCTGGGCTTTGTGGTAATGCTTGTTACTTATGCGCTCTATGTTTTTGGTGTGCTTACGCCGCAGATTCCTCTGGACCAGATGCCGCACCTGTGGACGCAGAACGCAGCCGCCTACCGTGCTGCGGGCAATATCCCTCAAGGTTGGGGCTGGCTTGCCCTTGTGGGGAAGGGCGATATATGCAATTTCATTGGTATCGCTTTTCTTGCGGCGCTCACCATCATCTGCTTTGTGCAGCTTGCGATCAGTCTTGTGCGCCAGAAGCAGTGGATTATGACGATTATTGCCGTGCTTGAAGTGTTGGTGCTCAGCCTTGCGGCTTCGGGCGTTCTGGTGGCTGGCGGCCATTAG
- a CDS encoding sulfite exporter TauE/SafE family protein has translation MAFDFQRTLKSGAENFVVKFILLPVALCLWLACPVSAQAAEALPAAQVAVTAQAENAAPTQAQSFVAVAAADTSVQAAPAEAAPAASQATEAVAIDNNPWWYWPLALLFFCFILGVIAVMAGVGGGVLFVPLVSGFFPFHLDFVRGAGLLVALAGALAAGPGLLRRNFANLRLALPVALIASACAIVGAMLGLALPTNVIQTCLGATILGIAVLLLLSKNSVRPVVTKQDAIGLALGMNGVFLEPSTGEVVEWKTHRTLAGLLLFIAIGIMAGMFGLGAGWANVPVLNLLMGAPLKVAVGTSKFLLSITDTSAAWVYLNQGCVIPLMAVPSIVGLMLGSVVGVRLLAKAKPKFIRYMVIGVLFFSGAKALMKGLGW, from the coding sequence ATGGCTTTTGATTTCCAAAGAACCCTGAAGAGCGGGGCTGAGAATTTTGTGGTGAAGTTCATTCTGCTGCCCGTGGCACTGTGCCTGTGGCTTGCCTGTCCGGTGTCGGCACAGGCTGCTGAGGCCCTTCCGGCTGCTCAGGTCGCCGTAACGGCGCAGGCTGAAAATGCCGCTCCAACACAGGCCCAGTCTTTTGTGGCTGTGGCTGCCGCCGATACTTCGGTGCAGGCCGCGCCCGCTGAAGCCGCTCCCGCTGCTTCGCAAGCGACTGAAGCGGTGGCTATAGACAACAACCCGTGGTGGTACTGGCCGCTGGCCCTGCTGTTCTTCTGTTTTATCCTCGGCGTGATCGCCGTCATGGCCGGTGTAGGCGGCGGCGTTTTGTTTGTGCCGCTGGTGAGCGGGTTTTTCCCCTTCCACCTCGACTTTGTGCGAGGCGCTGGCCTGTTGGTGGCCCTTGCGGGCGCGCTGGCCGCTGGCCCCGGTCTGTTGCGGCGTAACTTCGCCAACCTGCGTCTGGCTCTGCCTGTGGCGCTGATTGCCTCTGCCTGCGCCATCGTGGGTGCCATGCTCGGCTTGGCGCTGCCTACCAACGTCATTCAGACCTGCCTTGGCGCGACCATCCTTGGCATTGCCGTGCTGCTGCTGCTTTCCAAAAACTCAGTGCGCCCGGTAGTGACAAAGCAGGATGCCATCGGTCTTGCGCTCGGCATGAACGGCGTTTTCCTTGAACCCAGTACCGGTGAAGTGGTGGAGTGGAAAACCCACCGCACCCTGGCTGGCCTGCTGCTGTTCATCGCCATCGGCATCATGGCTGGCATGTTCGGCCTTGGCGCTGGCTGGGCCAACGTGCCTGTGCTCAACCTGCTCATGGGCGCGCCCCTCAAGGTCGCTGTGGGCACCTCCAAATTCCTGCTTTCCATTACCGACACGTCTGCCGCCTGGGTGTATCTGAACCAGGGCTGCGTTATCCCGCTTATGGCCGTTCCTTCCATCGTTGGCCTTATGCTGGGTTCTGTGGTGGGTGTGCGGCTGCTTGCCAAGGCCAAGCCCAAGTTCATCCGCTACATGGTTATTGGCGTGCTCTTCTTCTCCGGGGCCAAGGCCCTCATGAAGGGCCTCGGCTGGTAA
- the nadA gene encoding quinolinate synthase NadA: MQDTSAAIASLKKQLGANLCIMGHHYQNDNVVRHCDITGDSLELARRVPGIDAAHIVFCGVYFMGESAALLAKPGQSVHLPSLDADCLMSRMTPAPLARKVLEQLAATGRKIIPLAYVNTDLALKAVVGEFGGAVCTSANAKIMLRWALDQGDGVLFLPDRHLGNNTAETLGISQDERHVLRVGAAGLVQPETQPLDRKLLLWPGCCAIHARFEPDDVEAIRAEYPGCRVIAHPECRQEVIEACDGAGSTSYLIKEAARVAAEEPGTTLIVGTENNLVYRLAERHAGQCRILPLGHAICGNMAKVTEKKLLATLQSVAAGAASPLHIEENLCPPARLSLTRMLEACGN, translated from the coding sequence ATGCAAGACACAAGCGCTGCAATCGCATCCCTGAAAAAACAGCTCGGCGCGAATCTGTGTATAATGGGGCACCACTACCAGAACGATAACGTGGTGCGCCACTGCGACATCACAGGAGATTCGCTTGAGCTTGCCCGCCGCGTTCCCGGCATTGACGCAGCCCACATTGTTTTTTGCGGCGTCTATTTTATGGGGGAATCTGCCGCTCTGCTGGCAAAACCCGGCCAGAGCGTGCATCTGCCCAGTCTGGACGCAGACTGCCTCATGTCGCGCATGACCCCGGCCCCCCTGGCCCGCAAGGTGCTGGAGCAGCTCGCAGCCACAGGCCGCAAGATCATTCCGCTGGCTTACGTCAACACCGATCTGGCCCTCAAGGCCGTGGTGGGCGAATTTGGCGGCGCGGTCTGCACCTCGGCCAATGCCAAAATCATGCTGCGCTGGGCGCTGGATCAGGGCGACGGCGTGCTCTTTCTGCCCGACAGGCATTTGGGCAACAATACCGCCGAAACTTTGGGCATCAGCCAGGACGAACGCCATGTGCTGCGTGTAGGCGCTGCGGGGCTGGTACAGCCAGAAACCCAGCCCCTTGACCGAAAGCTGCTGCTCTGGCCCGGCTGTTGCGCCATCCACGCACGCTTTGAACCCGATGATGTGGAGGCCATCCGCGCCGAATACCCCGGCTGCCGCGTCATCGCCCACCCCGAATGCAGGCAGGAAGTCATTGAAGCCTGCGATGGCGCTGGTTCCACGTCATATCTCATCAAGGAGGCGGCCCGCGTAGCCGCCGAAGAACCGGGCACGACACTTATTGTCGGCACGGAAAACAACCTTGTGTACCGTCTGGCCGAGCGCCATGCGGGCCAGTGCCGCATTCTGCCGCTGGGCCATGCCATTTGCGGCAACATGGCCAAGGTTACGGAAAAGAAGCTTCTGGCCACGCTGCAAAGCGTAGCCGCCGGAGCAGCCTCGCCTCTGCACATTGAGGAGAACCTCTGCCCCCCCGCCCGTCTCTCCCTAACCCGCATGCTTGAAGCCTGCGGTAACTGA
- a CDS encoding response regulator transcription factor: MGDIPGEVCRILLVDDHKLLMEGVRSLLAPYGHLRVVGMAQNGGEAVALAASLQPHLLVLDLGMPGMNGLETGRAVLEVRPQTRILVYTGHEDQRWLPELIDLGIMGHVRKSESPGVLLRAIESVRAGEIYLSFPDPGGRVAAMLRQRREAADTANADAGADLGALSPREKEIFRLLADGMSVKNIAAELYISPKTVETHKYNLLTKLQAGSVGDLVKIAIRHGLVKV; this comes from the coding sequence ATGGGTGATATTCCGGGCGAGGTCTGCCGCATTTTGCTGGTGGACGATCACAAGCTGCTTATGGAAGGCGTGCGCAGTCTGCTCGCGCCTTATGGGCATCTGCGCGTTGTGGGCATGGCCCAGAACGGAGGCGAGGCTGTGGCTCTGGCGGCATCCCTGCAACCGCATTTGCTGGTGCTCGATCTTGGCATGCCCGGCATGAATGGTCTTGAAACTGGGCGCGCCGTGCTTGAGGTGCGGCCCCAGACGCGTATTTTGGTCTATACTGGGCATGAAGATCAGCGCTGGCTGCCGGAGCTTATTGATCTGGGCATTATGGGGCATGTGCGCAAGTCTGAATCGCCCGGCGTGCTGCTGCGCGCCATTGAAAGTGTGCGCGCGGGCGAGATTTATCTGAGTTTTCCCGATCCCGGCGGGCGTGTGGCGGCCATGCTGCGTCAGCGGCGCGAGGCTGCCGATACGGCGAATGCCGATGCCGGGGCTGATCTGGGGGCCCTTTCGCCCCGAGAGAAAGAGATTTTTCGTTTGCTGGCTGATGGCATGAGCGTCAAGAACATAGCTGCGGAGCTGTATATCAGCCCCAAGACGGTGGAGACTCACAAGTACAATCTGCTTACCAAGTTGCAGGCCGGGTCAGTGGGGGATTTGGTCAAGATTGCCATCCGGCACGGTCTTGTGAAGGTGTAG